From Pseudomonas sp. stari2:
ACGCCTGTTGCGTGAACGCGCCACCGATATTGCCCGCGTCTGGCGCATGGCGACTCCGGCCTGACCTGTCACCCATCATCCAAAACGCCGGGTGTTTCAATCGCGAAACACTCGCAATCATTTGAAAAATATTTACTCTTGACCTGAAAAAATCCTCAAGCCTGGCCGATATAAGGATCAGGCGCGCACAAGACTTCAACAAACTGTGGCGCCGGACTGTAGCCCGCCCTCGCGGGCCAGTGATTACGGCATGGATGCTCTTAGCTTCGACTTTCCGAGAGCCTTCCTATGTCCTTGCGTAATCTGAATATCGCGCCCCGTGCCTTCCTCGGTTTTGCCTTTATTGCCCTGTTGGTGATCGTGCTCGGCGTGTTCGCCGTCAACCGCATGTCGGTCATCCGCCAGGCGTCCATCGAGATGCAGACCAATCAGTTACCCAGCGTGGCTTATCTGGGGGTCGTGACGGAAAACGTCTTGCGTATGCGGATCCTGTCGTTCCGCGTTCTGGTTAACCGTGAGGCGGCCGGTCTGCAAGAGGCGCAAACCCGCATTGGCGTGTTAGTGGACAAGGTGCGCAGTGCTCAGGCCGCCTACGCCGCGTTGCCGGCAGAGAGCGAAGAGCGTGCGCAATATCAAGCGTTCGCCACGACGCTGGACAACTACCTGCAAGCCCAGAACCAGATGATGGAGCTGTCCCGTCAGGACAAGCTTGATGAAATGCGTACCCTGATCAACACAAAGATCAAGGACGGCACCGACCAGATGGGCGAACAGCTCAACAAACTGATTGCGATCAACGCCGCCGGTGCAAAGGAAGCCTCCATTCAGGCCGGTGAACATTACGACAGCGCCATCACCGGCGTCGTCATCGTGTCGATCATCGCTGCGGTGGCCACGGTGCTGCTGGCCTTGATGCTGACCCGCAGCATCGTTACCCCGTTGAATCGCGCCGTGACAGCGGCACAAACCATTGCCGGCGGCAATCTGACCAAAACCATTGAAGTCGACGGCAAGGACGAACCGGCGCGCCTGCTCGAAGCGCTGGCCGAGATGCAGGCCAACCTGCGCAAGACCATCGAACAGATTGCCGGCTCCGCCACGCAACTGGGCGCCGCCGCCGAAGAACTCAGCGCCGTGACCGAAGAAGCGTCCCGTGGCCTGCAACAACAGAACGATGAAATCGAACAGGCCGCCACCGCCGTCAACGAAATGACCGCTGCGGTGGAAGAGGTGGCACGCAATGCGGTGTCGACCTCCGAAGCTTCGAACCAGTCGTCCCACGCCGCCCGAGAAGGTCGCGACCAAGTGGTGAAAACCGTTGACGCGATCCAGACCATGACCCACGACGTGCAGAACACCGCGCAAATGATCGAAGGCCTGGCTGCTCAGGGCCGTGACATCGGCAAGGTGCTGGACGTGATTCGCGCCATCGCCGAACAGACCAACCTGCTGGCGCTCAACGCCGCCATCGAAGCGGCCCGTGCCGGTGAAGCCGGGCGTGGTTTCGCCGTGGTGGCGGACGAAGTTCGTGCCCTGGCACATCGCACCGCGCAATCGACCCAGGAAATCGAAAAAATGGTTGCCGGTATTCAGAACGGTACTGGCGAAGCGGTGGAGTCGATGCAGCAAAGCAACCAGCGCACCCACACAACGCTGGAAATGGCCCGTGCCGCCGGCATCGCGCTGGAGCAAATCACGCAATCGATTCACCAGATCAACGAGCGCAATCTGGTGATTGCCAGCGCATCTGAAGAGCAGGCGCAGGTGTCTCGTGAGGTGGATCGTAATCTGGTGAACATCCGCGATCTGGCCACACAATCGGCCGCCGGCGCCAACCAGACCAGCGCCGCGACTCACGAACTGTCGCGTCTGGCGGTGGATTTGAATGCGATGGTGGCGCGGTTTGTGATTTGACCTAGGGTGAAGGCTGGAGACCGCGCAATCAGGAGACGTACATGCGCTATTCAGCCTTGACCCAACGAATCGCCGGGGAGGGAGCAGCGGCCTGGCGGATTCACGACCGAGCGCTGGAGTTACGCGCCGAGGGCATTGATGTCTTGCTGCTGTCCGTGGGTGATCCTGATTTCGATACGCCGCTGCCGATCATCCACGGCGCCATCGACAGCCTGCTGGCGGGCGATACCCATTATTCCGAAGTGCGCGGCCGGCTGGAGCTGCGCAAACGGATCGCCGAGCGCCATCGGCGAAAAAGCGGCCAGGACGTGGACGCTGACCATGTGATTGTTCTGCCCGGCGCGCAATGCGCCGTGTATTCGGTGGCGCAATGTCTGCTGGATCCGGGCGATGAAGTCATCGTCGCCGAGCCGATGTACGTGACTTATGAAGGCGTGTTCGGTGCTTGCGGCGCAACCGTGGTGCCGGTGCCGGTTCGCCCGGAAAACGGCTTTCGTGTCGATCCGGCGGATGTCGCAGCGCGAATCACCCCGAAGACTCGGGCCATGCTGCTCAACAGCCCCAACAATCCTTCCGGCGCCAGTCTGTCGCTGCTGATCTGGCAAGAGCTGGCAGCGCTGTGCATCCGTCATGACCTGTGGCTGATCAGCGATGAGGTCTACAGCGAATTGTTATACGAAGGCGAGCATGTCAGCCCGGCCAGCCTGCCGGGCATGGCCGAACGTACCGCGACTATCAACAGCCTGTCCAAATCCCACGCCATGACCGGTTGGCGAATCGGCTGGATGATCGGGCCCAAACCCTTGGCCGAACATTTGGTGAACCTGTCGCTGAGCATGTTGTTCGGTCTGCCGGATTTTGTGCAGAAAGCCGCGCAGGTGGCGCTGGAGAAGGATTTGCCGGAAGTGACGCAGATGCGCGAGGAATACCGTTTGCGCCGGGATCTGGTGTGCGAGCGGTTGCGCAGCTGTCCGGGGTTGTACCCGATCAAGCCGGATGGCGGGATGTTCGTGATGGTCGATGTGCGTCAGACCGGGATCGGCGCGCAGGACTTTGCCGAGCGGTTGCTGGAGGGGTATGGGGTTTCGGTGCTGGCCGGTGAGGCGTTCGGGCCGAGTGCGGCGGGGCATATTCGCATCGGACTGGTGCTGGATCGGGTGAAACTGGCGGATGCGTGTTCAAGGATCGCGTTGTGCGCTGCGCAGCTTTTGCAAGTGCGCAGCGCCTGACCTCGATCAGCGTGGGGGATTTACCAGGTTGGCGGGCCTTTCACCCGCCAACGCCGCCAACAGATTCTCCACCGCACACCGCGCCATCGCTTCGCGCGTTTCATGGGTTGCCGAGCCCATGTGCGGCGTCGCCACGACGTTGTTCAACTGCAGCAACGGCGAATTGTGATTCAGCGGCTCGCGCTCGAACACATCCAGCCCCGCCGCGCGAATCCGGTTATGGCGCAAGGTTTCGATCATTGCCGCTTCGTCTACTACTTTGCCTCGGGAAATGTTGATGAAGATGCTTTCCGGGCGCATCAACGCGAACTGTTCTGCGCCGATCAAACCTTCAGTCTGTGCGGTCAGCGGCAGGGTCAGGCAGACGAAGTCCGCCTGCTGCAACAAATCCTCAAGGCTGCGGTACTGCGCATCGAAACGCTCTTCGACCACAGGTTTGCGCGATTGGCTGTGATAGATCACCGGCATCCCGAACCCGAAATGCCCACGCTGCGCCAGCGCCTCGCCGATCCGACCCATGCCGATGATGCCCAGCGTCTTGCCGTGCACATCGGTGCCGAAATGCGCCGGGCCGATGCTGCGATGCCAGTGGCCGCCGCGCACCATGTTCGCCAGTTCAACCACGCGCCGGGCGGTGGCCAGAATCAGCGCGAATCCGGTGTCGGCCGTGGTTTCGGTGAGCACGTCCGGAGTGTTGGTCAGCAGGATCCGGCGCCGGGTCAGGTAGTCGATGTCATAGTTGTCGACGCCCACCGAGACGCTGGAAATCGCTTCGAGTTTCGGCGCCAGATCGAGCAGCACCGCGTCCAGTTTCAGACTCGCGCCGAGCAATCCGTGGGCACTTGGCAAAGCGTCGCGCAGTTTCATCAGACCGTCGGCGTCGAGACTGTCGATCAGCGTTACGTCGACCTTTTCCTCAAGTCGCGCCATCAACGCCGGCGAAAGCTTTTTGTACAACACAACCTGCTTTTTCATCGCAGTCATCTCTCTATCAATTCAGGAATGAGCCGGCAGCGGAGGCGGTGCGACACGCTTGGCCGTCACCCGGTCGCTCGCGCCGGGCTTGAGAAAAATCGTCAGCACCACCGAGAGCATCAGTGCGCCGCTCATCAACAGGTACGAAGCGCCGGGCGAACCGGTTGAGCTGTTCAGGTAACCGACCAGATACGAACCACCGAAAGAACCGAGGGCGCCCATGCTGTTGATCAGCGCCATGGCGCCACCGGCAACGTTGGCCGGCAGGATCTCCGGCACGATGGCGAAGAACGGGCCGTAAGGTGCGTACATGCAGGCGCCGGCGATCACCAGCAACGTGTACGACCACCAGAAGTGTTCCGCGCCCAAGGCGTAGGAGCCATAGAAAGCCACCGAAGCAATCAACAGTGGCGGCCAGACGAAGCGTTTGCGCTTTTGCAGTTTGTCCGAGCCCCAGGACACCAGCAGCATGCCGATCACTGCCGCGAGATAAGGCAACGCCGACAGCCAGCCGGCCTCGATCATGTCCATTTGCGCGCCGGCCTTGAGGATCGACGGCAGCCACAGCACGAAGCCGTAGACGCCGATGCTCCAGCAGAAGAATTGCAGCGCCAGAATGATCACCTTCGGCGAACGGAAGGCTTCGGCGTAGTTCTTCACCGCTTTGATCCCGACCTGTTCGGCGGCGAGAACGCTCTCAAGATCATGCTTTTCCTGGTCGCTGAGCCACTTGGCCTGGGCCGGACGATCATCGGCGAGCTTCCACCAGATGAATGCCCAGAGCACCGCCGGCAAGCCTTCGATGATGAACATCCAGCGCCAGCTGAAATGCTGCACCAGATAACCCGAAACCACCGACATCCAGAGCATGGTCACCGGGTTGCCGAGGATCAGAAACGTGTTGGCCCTTGAGCGTTCGGCGCGGGTGAACCAGTGGCACAGGTACACCAGCATCGCCGGCATTACCGCCGCTTCGACCACGCCGAGCATGAAGCGGATCACGATCAGCCAATAGGCGTTGGAGACCACACCGGTCAGCGTGGCGAGCCCGCCCCAGAGGATCAGGCTGACGAAGATCAGTTTCTTCACGCTGTGCTTTTGCGCGTAGATCGCTCCGGGCACCTGGAAGAAAAAGTACCCGAGGAAGAACAGCGCGCCGAGCAGCGAGGACAGGCCCGGGGTGATCATCAGGTCTGCGGCCATTCCGGAGGCGGCGGCGAAACCGTAATTGGCGCGGTCCAGGTACGCCAGGCTGTAGGTGATGAACACGATCGGCATGATGTACCACCAGCGGCGGGTGGCGAGGGTTGCGGTTTTCATGGTCTTGCTCCTGAGCTTGTTGTTTTTGTCGCAGCAGGTTCAATGAATCGGTTGTCGCGTGTGCTCACGCGGCAGCGTGGGATGAATCAGCAGAAAGTTCGGATCGGGTCGGCAAACCCTCCATGTCACCACGGCTCTGCACCGCCCGGCTGCCGATCCAGTTGGCGCGTCTGACCGCCTCGGGAAAACTCTGATGCTCCAGCAGGGCGCTGATCATCCCCACCGCAAATCCATCGCCGGCGCCGACCGTATCGACCACGGTTTCGACCGGCACCCCGGCGACAAAACCCTGATCCAGATGTGTGCGGTAATACGCGCCTTGCGGCCCGAGCTTGATCGCCACGGCTTCGGCACCCTGATCGAGATAGAACGCAGCGATATCCGCCGGGTCTTCAAACCCGGTCAGCAAGCGGCCTTCACTCAACCCCGGCAACACCCAGTGGGCGAGGGCGGCGAGGCGGTTGATCTCGGTGATCATCTCCCGCTCGCTGGCCCACAGGCTCGGGCGCAGGTTCGGGTCGAACGACACGCTGCGCCCGGCGTTGCGCATGCGGGTCATCAGTTCACGGGACATTTCCCGGGCGGATGCGGACAGCGCCGGGGGAATGCCGGTGGCGTGCAGATGTCGGGCGCTGAGCAGCGTCGGGGTGATCGACTGCGGCGACAGGTGACTGGCCGCCGAGCCGCGACGGAAATACTCGACCGTCGGGTCGCTGCCGTCATCGTTGCGCGACTTGAGCTGGAAACCGGTCGGGTGCGCGTTGTCGACTTCGACATGGCTGCAGTCCAGTCCTTCGCGAACCAGGGTCTCGACTACAAATCGTCCCAGCGAATCGGCACCGACCCGACTCAGCCACGCAACGTTGAAACCCAACCGGGACAAACCGATGGCGACATTGCTGTCCGCCCCGGCAATGCGCCTGTGGAACTGATCGACGAAGGCCAGATCACCGCTCTGTTCGGCGACAAACATGGCCATGGTTTCGCCGAACGACAGAATATCGATCTCAGACATGGGCAGGCTCCAGAC
This genomic window contains:
- a CDS encoding methyl-accepting chemotaxis protein yields the protein MSLRNLNIAPRAFLGFAFIALLVIVLGVFAVNRMSVIRQASIEMQTNQLPSVAYLGVVTENVLRMRILSFRVLVNREAAGLQEAQTRIGVLVDKVRSAQAAYAALPAESEERAQYQAFATTLDNYLQAQNQMMELSRQDKLDEMRTLINTKIKDGTDQMGEQLNKLIAINAAGAKEASIQAGEHYDSAITGVVIVSIIAAVATVLLALMLTRSIVTPLNRAVTAAQTIAGGNLTKTIEVDGKDEPARLLEALAEMQANLRKTIEQIAGSATQLGAAAEELSAVTEEASRGLQQQNDEIEQAATAVNEMTAAVEEVARNAVSTSEASNQSSHAAREGRDQVVKTVDAIQTMTHDVQNTAQMIEGLAAQGRDIGKVLDVIRAIAEQTNLLALNAAIEAARAGEAGRGFAVVADEVRALAHRTAQSTQEIEKMVAGIQNGTGEAVESMQQSNQRTHTTLEMARAAGIALEQITQSIHQINERNLVIASASEEQAQVSREVDRNLVNIRDLATQSAAGANQTSAATHELSRLAVDLNAMVARFVI
- a CDS encoding pyridoxal phosphate-dependent aminotransferase, which encodes MRYSALTQRIAGEGAAAWRIHDRALELRAEGIDVLLLSVGDPDFDTPLPIIHGAIDSLLAGDTHYSEVRGRLELRKRIAERHRRKSGQDVDADHVIVLPGAQCAVYSVAQCLLDPGDEVIVAEPMYVTYEGVFGACGATVVPVPVRPENGFRVDPADVAARITPKTRAMLLNSPNNPSGASLSLLIWQELAALCIRHDLWLISDEVYSELLYEGEHVSPASLPGMAERTATINSLSKSHAMTGWRIGWMIGPKPLAEHLVNLSLSMLFGLPDFVQKAAQVALEKDLPEVTQMREEYRLRRDLVCERLRSCPGLYPIKPDGGMFVMVDVRQTGIGAQDFAERLLEGYGVSVLAGEAFGPSAAGHIRIGLVLDRVKLADACSRIALCAAQLLQVRSA
- a CDS encoding 2-hydroxyacid dehydrogenase — encoded protein: MKKQVVLYKKLSPALMARLEEKVDVTLIDSLDADGLMKLRDALPSAHGLLGASLKLDAVLLDLAPKLEAISSVSVGVDNYDIDYLTRRRILLTNTPDVLTETTADTGFALILATARRVVELANMVRGGHWHRSIGPAHFGTDVHGKTLGIIGMGRIGEALAQRGHFGFGMPVIYHSQSRKPVVEERFDAQYRSLEDLLQQADFVCLTLPLTAQTEGLIGAEQFALMRPESIFINISRGKVVDEAAMIETLRHNRIRAAGLDVFEREPLNHNSPLLQLNNVVATPHMGSATHETREAMARCAVENLLAALAGERPANLVNPPR
- a CDS encoding MFS transporter, producing MKTATLATRRWWYIMPIVFITYSLAYLDRANYGFAAASGMAADLMITPGLSSLLGALFFLGYFFFQVPGAIYAQKHSVKKLIFVSLILWGGLATLTGVVSNAYWLIVIRFMLGVVEAAVMPAMLVYLCHWFTRAERSRANTFLILGNPVTMLWMSVVSGYLVQHFSWRWMFIIEGLPAVLWAFIWWKLADDRPAQAKWLSDQEKHDLESVLAAEQVGIKAVKNYAEAFRSPKVIILALQFFCWSIGVYGFVLWLPSILKAGAQMDMIEAGWLSALPYLAAVIGMLLVSWGSDKLQKRKRFVWPPLLIASVAFYGSYALGAEHFWWSYTLLVIAGACMYAPYGPFFAIVPEILPANVAGGAMALINSMGALGSFGGSYLVGYLNSSTGSPGASYLLMSGALMLSVVLTIFLKPGASDRVTAKRVAPPPLPAHS
- a CDS encoding sugar kinase; its protein translation is MSEIDILSFGETMAMFVAEQSGDLAFVDQFHRRIAGADSNVAIGLSRLGFNVAWLSRVGADSLGRFVVETLVREGLDCSHVEVDNAHPTGFQLKSRNDDGSDPTVEYFRRGSAASHLSPQSITPTLLSARHLHATGIPPALSASAREMSRELMTRMRNAGRSVSFDPNLRPSLWASEREMITEINRLAALAHWVLPGLSEGRLLTGFEDPADIAAFYLDQGAEAVAIKLGPQGAYYRTHLDQGFVAGVPVETVVDTVGAGDGFAVGMISALLEHQSFPEAVRRANWIGSRAVQSRGDMEGLPTRSELSADSSHAAA